The Mycolicibacterium hassiacum DSM 44199 genome includes a window with the following:
- a CDS encoding aldehyde dehydrogenase family protein produces MTASSVTAANVRFNPETRLYIDGRLRDSATGKTVDNINPATEEVLGVATDAGAEDMEEAIAAARRAFDTTDWSTNHEFRRRCLMQLHEALQQEKEDIRAELIAEVGATVGMTAIAQLEWPLADAVRWPAQYISEFAWERPLPDSNLMGIPCHRKVVKEPMGVVGAITPWNFPFEIISNKLGQALATGNTVVLKPAMETPWSALRWGRIIAEKTDIPPGVVNIVPTSDNSIAQRLATDPRVDMVSFTGSTAVGRLIQNLSGDTMKRNMLELGGKSAYLLLDDADLDTALPGCVGALMHAGQGCALTTRMLVPRKFYDQAVEVATATFGAIPVGDPADPNVFCGPLVSAKQRDRVLNYIEIAKREGGRITVGGGAPDGLDRGYFVAPTVIADVEPHHTVFQEEIFGPVLTITPYDGGDDEAVALANNSTYGLAGAVFGSPERAMAVARRIRTGSMMVNGALYYGADAPFGGYKMSGIGRQNGHEGFEQYLQTKTIAYPIS; encoded by the coding sequence ATGACGGCTTCATCTGTTACCGCAGCGAACGTACGGTTCAACCCCGAGACCCGGCTGTATATCGACGGCCGGCTGCGGGATTCGGCAACGGGCAAGACCGTCGACAACATCAACCCGGCCACCGAGGAGGTGCTGGGCGTCGCCACCGACGCCGGTGCCGAGGACATGGAGGAGGCGATCGCCGCGGCGCGGCGCGCCTTCGACACCACCGACTGGTCCACCAACCACGAGTTCCGCCGGCGCTGCCTGATGCAGCTGCATGAGGCGCTGCAGCAGGAGAAGGAGGACATCCGCGCCGAGCTGATCGCCGAGGTCGGCGCGACGGTCGGGATGACGGCGATCGCTCAGCTGGAGTGGCCGCTGGCCGACGCGGTGCGCTGGCCCGCACAGTACATCTCCGAGTTCGCCTGGGAGCGTCCGCTTCCGGACAGCAACCTGATGGGCATCCCCTGCCACCGCAAGGTGGTCAAGGAGCCGATGGGGGTGGTCGGCGCGATCACGCCGTGGAACTTCCCGTTCGAGATCATCAGCAACAAGCTGGGCCAGGCCCTGGCCACCGGCAACACCGTGGTGCTCAAGCCGGCCATGGAGACCCCGTGGAGCGCGCTGCGCTGGGGCCGGATCATCGCCGAGAAGACCGACATCCCGCCGGGCGTGGTCAACATCGTGCCGACCTCGGACAACAGCATCGCCCAGCGGCTGGCCACCGACCCGCGGGTGGACATGGTCTCGTTCACCGGGTCGACCGCGGTCGGCAGGCTGATCCAGAACTTGTCCGGCGACACCATGAAGCGCAACATGCTCGAGTTGGGCGGCAAGTCGGCCTACCTGCTGCTCGACGACGCCGACCTCGACACCGCGCTGCCCGGCTGCGTCGGGGCGCTGATGCACGCCGGCCAGGGCTGCGCGCTGACCACCCGGATGCTGGTGCCGCGCAAGTTCTACGACCAGGCCGTCGAGGTGGCCACCGCGACCTTCGGGGCGATCCCGGTCGGCGACCCGGCCGACCCGAACGTCTTCTGCGGCCCGCTGGTCTCGGCCAAACAGCGCGACCGGGTGCTCAACTACATCGAGATCGCCAAGCGGGAGGGCGGCCGGATCACCGTGGGCGGTGGCGCGCCCGATGGCCTGGACCGCGGGTACTTCGTGGCGCCGACGGTCATCGCCGACGTCGAACCGCACCACACCGTGTTCCAGGAGGAGATCTTCGGGCCGGTGCTCACCATCACCCCGTACGACGGCGGCGACGACGAGGCGGTCGCGTTGGCGAACAACTCCACCTACGGCCTCGCCGGCGCGGTCTTCGGGTCGCCGGAGCGGGCGATGGCCGTGGCCCGACGGATCCGCACCGGCTCGATGATGGTCAACGGCGCGCTGTACTACGGGGCCGACGCGCCGTTCGGCGGCTACAAGATGAGCGGCATCGGCCGGCAGAACGGCCACGAGGGCTTCGAACAGTACCTGCAGACCAAGACGATTGCGTACCCGATCTCATGA
- a CDS encoding acyl-CoA dehydrogenase family protein, with amino-acid sequence MANPVPPVAQFRQDFREYLRNLDCADAWRAAASSTAEEGLAHDATVMARLNADGWNRYGWPEEVGGLGGNEIHRAVYYEELGYAMLPIPAQQWTLEVLGPAVIRFAPELAARYLPEYLRGNEWWGQGFSEPESGSDLASLRTRAVDDDDGGFVVTGQKIWTSQGSTAKRLLVLVRTGTPESRHRGLSMLLIDTDTPGVTVRPIALASGRRELAEVFFEDVRVPRERLIGELNGGWAVTMFLMQYERGMYGYAVLNKVFTELGRLREYMVTNGATAAQRERFARVYVDLIAAQARTGTTVRRLAAGHTLGPESSIDKLLFSRAERAVNDLILDVARSHMLVGPPDVSPAALDTARAEWWYSRAATIMGGTAEVQRGIIADHLLGLPKEKRVS; translated from the coding sequence GTGGCGAACCCGGTTCCGCCGGTCGCGCAGTTCCGCCAGGACTTCCGCGAGTATCTGCGCAACCTGGACTGCGCCGACGCGTGGCGCGCGGCGGCCAGTTCCACCGCCGAGGAGGGCCTCGCCCACGACGCCACCGTGATGGCCCGGCTCAACGCCGACGGCTGGAATCGCTACGGCTGGCCCGAGGAGGTCGGCGGCCTCGGCGGCAACGAGATCCACCGGGCCGTCTACTACGAGGAACTGGGCTACGCCATGCTGCCCATCCCCGCCCAGCAGTGGACCCTCGAGGTGCTCGGCCCGGCGGTGATCAGGTTCGCCCCGGAGCTGGCCGCGCGCTATCTGCCCGAGTATCTGCGCGGCAACGAGTGGTGGGGCCAGGGCTTCTCGGAGCCGGAGTCCGGCAGCGACCTGGCCTCGCTGCGGACCCGCGCGGTCGACGACGATGACGGCGGGTTCGTCGTCACCGGCCAGAAGATCTGGACCAGCCAGGGCAGCACCGCCAAGCGGCTGCTGGTGCTGGTGCGCACCGGGACGCCGGAGAGCCGGCACCGCGGGCTGTCGATGCTGTTGATCGACACCGACACCCCCGGGGTGACCGTCCGGCCGATCGCGCTGGCCAGCGGCCGGCGCGAACTGGCCGAGGTGTTCTTCGAGGACGTGCGGGTGCCGCGGGAACGCCTGATCGGCGAACTCAACGGCGGCTGGGCCGTCACGATGTTCCTGATGCAGTACGAGCGCGGCATGTACGGCTACGCGGTGCTCAACAAGGTGTTCACCGAACTCGGCCGGCTGCGCGAGTACATGGTGACCAACGGTGCGACCGCCGCGCAGCGGGAACGGTTCGCCCGGGTCTACGTCGACCTGATCGCCGCGCAGGCACGCACCGGGACGACCGTGCGCAGGCTCGCCGCCGGACACACCCTCGGCCCGGAGAGCAGCATCGACAAGCTGCTGTTCTCCCGCGCCGAGCGAGCGGTCAACGACCTCATCCTGGACGTGGCCCGCAGCCACATGCTGGTCGGCCCGCCCGACGTGTCACCGGCTGCGCTCGACACCGCCCGCGCCGAATGGTGGTACTCGCGTGCCGCCACGATCATGGGCGGAACCGCCGAGGTTCAGCGCGGCATCATCGCCGATCACCTGCTGGGACTGCCGAAGGAGAAGCGCGTCTCATGA
- a CDS encoding CaiB/BaiF CoA transferase family protein yields the protein MTDILRGVRVVELASWTFVPAAGAVLADWGADVIKIEHPETGDPQRGLVSSGVVTGAGGVNHFIEQPNRGKRSVGLDTSSPEGREVLMKLIETADVFLTNLLPESRRRMGVDVEHVRARNPKIIYARGHGYGTKGELADQGGYDLAAYWARGGIGEAYAADDGSYPPLQRPAFGDVYGGLTIAAGIAGALFKRERTGEPSVVDVSLLGAAIWQLGPDVVGAGVLGADIPKFQLAEMPNPVASIYKTRDGRHIAFVLLQADRFWAEFCRRIGRPDLIDDERFANAAVRFNNRAACIAELRKTIGSQDLAYWEKAFEGFEGVWDVMRTAKEVHHDPQVIANGYLPRTTDANGNEFALAASPVQFDETPLSLGRAPTHGEHTDEVLAELGYDEEAIIDLKVKSVVL from the coding sequence ATGACCGACATCCTTCGCGGAGTTCGCGTCGTCGAACTCGCCTCCTGGACCTTCGTACCTGCCGCCGGGGCGGTGCTGGCCGACTGGGGTGCCGACGTCATCAAGATCGAGCACCCCGAGACCGGTGATCCGCAGCGCGGGCTGGTCAGCTCCGGCGTCGTGACCGGGGCCGGCGGCGTGAATCACTTCATCGAGCAACCCAACCGCGGCAAGCGCAGCGTCGGGCTGGACACCTCCAGCCCCGAGGGCCGCGAGGTGCTGATGAAGCTGATCGAGACCGCCGACGTGTTCCTGACCAACCTGCTGCCGGAATCGCGCCGGCGGATGGGCGTCGACGTCGAACACGTGCGGGCGCGCAACCCGAAGATCATCTACGCCCGCGGCCACGGCTACGGCACCAAGGGTGAGCTGGCCGACCAGGGCGGCTACGACCTGGCCGCCTACTGGGCCCGCGGCGGGATCGGTGAGGCCTACGCCGCCGACGACGGCTCGTACCCGCCGCTGCAGCGGCCGGCGTTCGGCGACGTCTACGGCGGGCTGACCATCGCGGCGGGGATAGCCGGGGCGCTGTTCAAACGGGAGCGCACCGGTGAACCCTCGGTGGTCGACGTGTCGCTGCTCGGGGCGGCGATCTGGCAGCTCGGCCCGGACGTGGTCGGCGCCGGCGTGCTCGGCGCCGACATCCCCAAGTTCCAGCTGGCCGAGATGCCCAACCCGGTGGCGAGCATCTACAAGACCCGCGACGGCCGCCACATCGCGTTCGTGCTGCTGCAGGCGGACCGGTTCTGGGCCGAGTTCTGCCGGCGGATCGGCCGGCCCGACCTGATCGACGACGAGCGGTTCGCCAACGCGGCGGTCCGGTTCAACAACCGTGCCGCGTGCATCGCGGAACTGCGCAAGACAATTGGTTCGCAGGATCTGGCCTACTGGGAGAAGGCATTCGAAGGGTTCGAGGGCGTGTGGGACGTCATGCGCACCGCGAAGGAGGTCCACCACGACCCACAGGTGATCGCTAACGGCTACCTGCCGCGAACCACCGACGCCAACGGCAACGAGTTCGCGCTGGCGGCCAGTCCGGTGCAGTTCGACGAGACCCCGCTGTCGCTGGGGCGGGCCCCCACCCACGGCGAACACACCGACGAGGTGCTCGCCGAACTCGGCTACGACGAGGAGGCGATCATCGACCTCAAGGTGAAGTCGGTGGTGCTGTAG